GAAGCGACGGTGCGCGTGGCCACCCCGCTCGGCCTCGCCGCCCTGGGCGAGACGGTAACGGAACGCTCCGGCGTGATCAACGTGGGCCTCGAGGGCGCGATGCTCGCGGGGGCGCTCGCGGCGGCGCTGGGCGCGCTCGGGCTCGGCGGTGCGTGGGGAGGCCTCGCCGCGGCAGCGCTGGCCGGCGCGGCCATCGCCGCGCTCTTCGCTCTGGTGGCGGTACGGATGGGCGGCGATCAGATCGTCGCCGGGACGGCCATCACGCTGGGGGCGGTCGGCGTGACGGGGGCGGTGTATCGTGCGGCCTTCGGCGCCACCGGGGCCGCACTCTCGCTGCCGACGTTCGCGCCGCTCCGGGTGCCCGGCCTCGCTTCGCTGCCGCTGATCGGTCCGGCCCTGTTCGACCAGCCCGCACCGACGTATCTCCTCTTCGTCGCGGTGCCGTGCGCGTGGTACGTGCTGGCGCGCATGAACCTCGGACTCTCGTTGCGGGCGGCCGGAGAAGCGCCGGCCGCGGCTGCGGCGGCCGGCCTCGACGTGCGGCGTCTGCGTCTCGGGGCGACGGTTTTCGGCGGGATGATGGGCGGCATCGCCGGCGGGGCGCTCGTGCTCGCGCAGGCGGGGACCTTCGCCGAGAAGATGACCGCGGGCCGCGGCTTCATCGCGATCGCGATCGTCGTCCTGGGCCGGTGGAACCCGCTGGGCGCGTTCGCGGCGGCCCTCGTCTTTGGCGCGGCGAGCGCGCTACAATTCGCGTTCCAGGCGGCCGGGCTGGAGGTACCGTATCAGTTCTTCCTGATGGCGCCTTACGGGTTGACGTTGTTGGCGCTCGCGGGGGTGGGGGGACGGGTGAGGGCGCCGGCGGGGCTTGGGAAGAACTACGAGGCGTGAGAAACGAGATGATAGTGATAGGAGATGGGTGATGAGGTGATGGAGTGATGAGGTAACTGAGGCCGAACCCAGGGAGAGAGGTGCACGTGAGGGTAAGCCGAGGGATATGGGCTCGGGTTGCGGCAGCGCTCTGGTGCGTGGTGACGGCGATCGGATGTCATCAGCCGAGGCCGGAGGCGGCCCAGCCTGAGCCGGGACGACCGGAGCAGGCCAGGCCGGGCGTGCAGACGGGAATCTTCGGGCCATCGTCGTCACCGGTATTCGAGCTGCCGCGGCGCGCGGCGATGCGGGCGATGCCGCAGGAGTCGGAATGGCCGGAGATCGGCCGCGAAGCAGCGGATCTGCTCACCCAGTATCTGCGCTTCAACACGACGAATCCGCCCGGCAACGAGATCCAGACGGCGCGGTTCCTCCAGGCGGTGCTGGCGCGCGAGGGCATCGAATCGCAGATCTTCGAGCCGGCGCCCGGCAAGGCGAACCTCCACGCGCGGCTGCGCGGCGACGGCAGCGCGCGGGCGATCGTACTGCTCAGTCACATGGACGTCGTCGAGGCATCGCCGGAGTATTGGTCGGTGGATCCGTTCGGCGGCATGGTCCGCGATGGCTATCTCTACGGCCGCGGCGCGCTGGACATGAAAGGGCAGGGCATCGCGCAGCTCATGGCGATGATCCTGCTCAGGCGGAGCGGCTTGCCGCTCCGTCGCGATGTCATCTTCCTCGCCACCGCGGACGAAGAAGTAGGCGGGATGAGCACGCTGGGCGCGGCGTGGATCGCGCGTGAGCACCCGGAGCTGGTGCAGGGCGCGGAGTTCCTCATCAACGAAGGCGGCGCCACGCGGACGGACGAGACGGGCAACCTCTCCTACTTCGGGATCGGCACCACAGAGAAAGCACCGTTCTGGCTCTCGGTCACCACGCACGGCACGGCAGGGCACGGGTCTCGGCCCACCCCCGACAACGCGGTCGAGCGGCTGATTCGCGCGCTGGCGCGCATCGAGGCGTTGGAGACCCCGCTCGTCGTGACCCCCGCCGCCGACCGGTTCTTCAAGGACCTGGCGACGCGCGAGACGAACCAGCAGATCCGCGGCTGGCTTCAGGACGTGGGTGCGGCGATCGCGGATCCCGCGGCCCGGCGCTACTTCACCGGCGACCTCTACTACAACGCCATCCTTCGGAATACGATCTCGGTCACCCGCGTCACGGGAAGCGGCAAGGTGAACGTCATCCCGCCGATCGCGCGCGCGGAGGTGGACGTGCGTCTCCTTCCCGGCCAGGACCCGCAACAGTTCCTGGCCGACCTCCGGCGCACCGTGAACGACACTGCGGTCGCTATCGGGCCGCTCGGCACGGTCTGGAACGCGACCGAGTCCCCGGTCGAAACGGAGCTGTTCCGCGCGGCATCGGACGCCATCCGCCGTCGTTTCCCGACCGCGCTCGTGACGACACCCATGCTCTCGGGGTTCACCGATTCACACTACTTCCGCCGGATGGGAATCGCCTCGTACGGGATACAGCCTTTCGCGTTGCCCGAGAGCGAATCGCGGGGCGTACACGGCAACGACGAGCGCATCAGCCTCTGGAACGTGCAGTTCGGCGTGCACTACTTCTTTGACGTGCTTCGGAGCGTCGCCGGACATTGATCGGGCCGCTGGTCCGTTCGCCGAAGCGGGCGCCGCGGAAAGAGCCGCTCCACCCCGACGGCCGGCGCCGGGTCCGCAACCTGATCGGCGATCTGGTCGAGTTCGCCGCCGCGCCGTTCGGATTCTGGGGTCTCAAACGTCTCATCGTCGAGACGGTCGAGATCCACATCGCCGACCTTCCGGCCTCGTTCGACGGATACCGCATCGCCTATCTCACGGATCTGCACTCATCGCCCATCGTTCCGCGCTGGTGGATCGAGCGCGCCGTGGAGAAGGCGCTCGGGCTCCAGCCGGACCTCATCGCCCTGGGTGGCGACTACGTCCACGACGATCCCAGGTACGGGCCCGGCCTGGCGGAGATTCTTCGGCCGCTGCATGCGCCGGACGGCGTGTTCGCGGTCCTGGGCAACCACGACCACTACGTCGGCTCCGGAGTGATCCGCGCGGCCCTCGAGCGCGCCGGGGTGCGCGAGTTGCTCAATTCATCGCTGCGGGTCAACCGAGGTGGGGCCGAGATCGCCGTTGCAGGGGTGGGAGACCTCGAGTGCGATGTCATAGACTTCGACGCCGCGCTGGGTGGCGTCGGTGGCGGAGTGCCGCGAATCGTCCTTTCCCACGACCCCGACGTCTTCGCCTACTGGCCCCCGAGCGTGCGGCTGGACCTCATGGTAGCGGGCCACACCCACGGTGGTCAGGCCTACCTTCCGATCATCGGCCCACCCTTCGTTCCCTCGCAGTTCGGCTTCAGGTACCTGGCCGGGCTGTACCGTGAAGACGATAGGCAACTCTATGTCTCGCGAGGAGTTGGCGCGAGCGGCGTCCCCATGAGATGGCGTTGCCCGCCCGAGCTGACGCTGATCGTCCTCCGTCCCTCTTGACAGCCGCAGCAAACCGTCCTACTGTATTAGTACACCAATACAGTCGCTTGGGGACGTGTTCAGACAAATAGACCCGCGAAGCCCGATTCCCCTGTATATCCAGATCGCCAACCGGCTCAGGGTGGCGGTCGCCACCGGTGAGCTTCAGCCTGGGGCGGTGCTGCCATCGGTGCGTAACCTGGCGACGGTCATCCGCGTCAACCCGGCGACGGTGGTGCAGGCCTACCGGGAGCTGGAGTGGGCGGGCGTCGTCGAGAGCCGGCAAGGCGCCGGGACGTTCGTGAAGGACTTGCCGGAGGCGAAGCGCGATGCGGAGCGGCAGCGTGAAGCTCAGCGACTGATACGGCAGCTCCTTCAGGAGTCGTCGAACCTGGGAGTGACGCGCGAGGACCTGGACTACGCGTGGGAACAAGAGCTGAGGGAGCGGGCCTGATGTCCAATGCGATAGAGACGTTCGACGTCTGCTACAGGGCGGGGAAGACCTTCGAGTTACGCGACCTCACCCTGAAAGTGCGTGAGGGCTCGATCTACGGGTTCCTCGGCCCCAACGGGGCGGGGAAGAGCACCACCATCAAGCTGCTGATGGGGATGTTGCGTCCCGTGGGCGGGCAGATCTCCGTACTCGGAAAGAAGGTGCCGCAGGAGATGCCTCGCATCCTGGCTGAGACCGGCTACGTGCCGGAGCGGCCGCACCTCTATCCCTTCCTCGCGGTGGAGGAGGCGATTCGCTACCACGCCGCGTTCTTCGCGGGATTCGACATGCCGTACGCGCAGGAGCTGCTGGAGACGTTCAACCTGCCGAACGAACGGAAGCTCTCGCATCTATCCAAGGGCGAGATGGGCAAACTGCACATGCTGCTGGTCCTCGCGCAGCGGCCGAGGCTGCTGATCCTGGACGAGCCGACGGACGGCCTCGATCCGGTGGTGCGTCGGGACGTGTTGTCGGCGCTGTTGGATTTCTGCTCACAGGGATCGGCGACGGTTTTCATCTCCAGTCACCTGGTACACGAGCTGGAGCGGATCTGCGACTGGGTGGGCGTGCTGGACCGCGGGCGGATGATCGCGGAGCTGCCGATGCACAGCTTCAAGAACGGGATCAAGCGGCTGCGGGTCGAGAACTCGCCGAGCCTGATCGGCGACACGCCGTTCGTCCTGTTGATGCGGGAGCAGACGCCGTACGACGAGATCTGGGTGGTGCGGGGGTGGCAGGCGCCGATGACGCAATGGTTCGAGGGCGCCGGCGCGCGGGTGAAGGAGATCGTGGACCTCGATCTCGAGGAAGGGTTCGTGGAGCTGCTTCGCTGCGCGCGGGTGCCGGCAATGTAGGCAAGGGAGTGTGGATCATGTTCAGTCAGGTCCTTAGAACCCAATGGCTCGCCAGCCGACAGGTCGTGTTGGTCTTCGTGGTGCTCGCGTTCGCCGCCCCGCTGGCGACGGTCTACTATGGCGGCAGCCTGACCACGGCCGGCGCGTCTCGGATATCGGGGTGGCTGGTTGGCGCTGAGGCGATCGGCAGCGCGATCCCGATCATTGCCATGTTCCTCGGTGTCGCGCTCGGTATCGCCACGTGGGCGCCGGACCATCTCGGCAAACACGTGTATGCGTTGGTGCTGCCGCTGCCGCGCTCGCTGTTCGTGCTCCTGCGATTCGGAGCGGGTGTGACGTTGATGCTCGTGCCGGTAGCGGCCCTGGGCCTTGGCGCCATGATCGCGACGCTGGCCGTCGACCTGCCGACGGGAGTGCATGCCTATCCGATGCAACTCACCCTGCGTTTCGGCTTCGCCGCCCTGGCCTGCTTCGCGATCTTCTTCGCCATGTCCATAGGTACGAAGCGGGCGTTGTTGCTACTCCTGGGACTGATCGGGGGTGTGCTGCTCGCTGACCTGCTCGTCCAGACGTTCGGCGGGGAGACGCACGTGGCCGAGACGGTGCTGTACCTGCTGACCAATTGGCCGGGGCCGCTCAGCATCCTGCTGGGGCGTTGGGCGTTGTTCGATGTCTAGGCCTGGCAGCCTCGTCCTGGCGCTCGCGATGCTGACCGTGGCGCGGCCGGCGCCGGCCCAGGAGTCCTCGGCCATCGCCGAGGCGCGCGATCGCGCGAAGCTTGCTCGCGCCGACTCCCTGTACGCGAATCTGATGGCACAGCGGGCGGAGCGGCAGGCGAACCGGCGCGGTTATCTCCTGAGGTCAGGTGACCTCAACCTCATCTTCTGGGAAGCGGTGCCTCGGTCGCTCGGCCGGCAACTCGGGGCCGGCGCCGGAGAGATGTTGAGAGAGTTCGGCGCGGTGCCGGAAGGTTTCGTCCGGCGCAGCGTCGTCGTGCAGGTGTGGGCGGTAGACACCGCGGGCATCCTGGCGGCGCCGGCCCTGCGAGGCAGCCGGCGAGTCTGGATGGAGTGGCCGCAGCCGGCCGACACCACGGCCATGAGCTGGAGGATCGCTTCGCGGCTGGCAGCGGCGTACCGCGAGACCCTCGATTCGGCGTGGCAGGCGTGGCTCCCTCAGGACTACGGCGTGCAGTGGGAGCGCGCGCGCGAGGGTCAGGCGGCGCTCAACGCACTCACGCTGGCCCGCGAGGCCAGCGGGAGCGAATGTCTTGCCGGCAAAGCGGCGGAATGCAGACTTTGGCTGGGGGTCGATCCGGACGAGCACCCTTACGCCTCGCGGTATCGCCCCGCGGAGCTGCGCAGCAACGTCCGGCAGAGCGAGTACTATAGCCGAGACGCCGACCGGTCGTCCTGCCTCAACGGCGCGGACGACGGATGTCTGCGCCTCGTGGAGAGGCAGCGGTTTCTGTCGCCTATCCCCGCGCCGGACCCCGCCCGCGTGAGCCTGATCCGGGCGGTGCACGCACTGCACGGCGCCGAAGCGCTGCGCTCGGCGCTGGCGGATACGGTTGGCGGGGTTGGGGAGCGCCTGGCCCGTGCGTCGGGCATCAGTGAGGACTCGGTTGTCGCGGAGTGGCGGACGTGGGTGCTCTCGCGCGGCCGGCCGCAGCGCGTTAGAGCCGGTCTCGGTGACGCGTTGCCGGTCCTGGCCCTGGTGGGGTTCGTCCTCTTCGCGGCCGCTAGGAGTGGACGATGGCGCTGAAACGGTGGGCATGGTTGGGCGCCACTCTGGTGGCGATGGCATTGGCGGCAATCGTGGTTCTGCCGCCGAGGCCGGTGTCGCTGCTTCGCTCTGGCTGGATCGGTCCGGAGGACACCTACTATTCGGGCCGCGGGAGCGTCTTCGAGAGGACCTTGGACGCGACGCGTCAGCGCCTGCGCAACCGGATGGAGGCGCGACGAAGGGAGGCCTCGATCCTCGCGGCGCGCGGCCGTCCCGGCGCGCTGCACACGTCGGACGGCGCGATCACAGTGCTGCGCGAGGCGTCGCTCAGTGAGGATTCGGCCCGCGTGTGGCTGGACGCCGTGCATGCCGAGCTGGATGCGTTTCCGCGGGCGGCGGCGTTGGGCATCCCCATCGTCGTGGTGATCTACACCAGCCAAGTTGGAAGACAGGTTGCCGCGGCTGGCTGGTACGGGGGCGAGAGGCGCTGGCTCAGCACCTCCGGTGCCCGCCCAGCGTGCGTCGTCGAGCTGAACCTGGCCATGAGACGCACGGCGTGGAACCGGATCAGGTGGATGGAGCGCGACTCGTCGGGCGCAGTGCACAGCAGCGTGCTCGACTGGTGCGCGCTGTACGGCCGGTACGGCATGCCCGGTGAGGCCGTGTCGCGCTGGTCAGCGACCCTGCGCGGGCCGTCCCGCTACTGGGGAGGGTCCAGTTCGCTTGAACGAAACCTCGCGGCGGCGCGCCGCAACAGCCCGCCGAGCGTGCTTTTCGAGAACCCGCAATGGTATCGGCTATTCACGAACGACTGGCATTACCAGTACCGGCGACTTCGCACGGGGTATCGAATTACAGGGTGCGTGCGGGGTGACGGCAGACTGTGCCGGGCGGTGCTGGGCCTGACGGAGGGGGTGGCGCCGAGGGAGGAGCCGGACCGGTACTGGGGGTGGGGCAACACGTCCGGCCTCTCCGTGCGTGAACTCATCGCGCATCTCCTCGCGAACGAGGGCGGCGAGCGGTTCCTTACCTTCTGGCAGTCGCCTCTTCAGCCCGCGGCCGCGCTCGAGGCAGCGTACGAGAGGCCCACGGGAGACATGCTAGTGGCCTGGGCACAACGGCAGTGGACTCGGCCACAGGTGGGACCGAACGCTCCCGGGCGCCTTCTGGTTGCCGGACTGGGATGGATGGTGTTCGCCCTCGTGCTTGGAGTGGTGATCGCCAAGCGCCAGACGGTCGAGTTCTAGGCCAGCGATACCACGAACCGCACCGTCAGCCGCTCAGCCGACTGCGGGGTCACGCTGCAAAACGACTTCGCGCCTAACAGCTGCTTCACGCCGAGGACTTCGGACTCGCCGATGCTCGGCACGTCGCGGAAGGTGATCTCGAGTGTCTGGCCGCCGGTGACGGCGTAGCTCACCGGCCGGCCGCGCAGGCGGTGGTGCGGGTCCACGCGGTCGAGGCCTTCCTCCAGGCTCGCCTTCAGCGCGGACAGCCGATCTCGGAGTTTGGGATCGGTGACGAGCGAGCCGACGCGCTCGGCCATCAGGCCCCCGCTCCCGCCCGCGAGTTCTCGAGCACGACGCGCGCGTTGCGCGCGAGCCCGGCGCGGCCCGCCCGCTCGAGCGCCGTGTCCCCGAACAGTCCGTCGAAGGTCCGCTCGTCCAGCTCCACGATCTCCTCCAGCGTTGGCCGCTCGTCCTCGGAATGGGTGCGGTAGCGCGGCTCGCGCGTCTCTGCAGCGAAGCTCACGTTCCACGGACAGATGTCCTGGCAGATGTCGCAGCCGAACAGGTTGTCGCCAACTTCGTGGCGGAGCGCCTCGGGAATCTCGCTTCGCGCCTCGATCGTGAGGTACGAGATGCATCGCGTGGCGTCTAGGACCCGGGCCTCCGGGAACGCGCCGGTCGGGCAGGCGTCGAGACACCGGCGGCAGGTGCCGCAGCGGTCCGCCTCGAACGGCTCGTCCTTGGCCAGCACGAGGTCGGTGAGGAGCACACCGATGAACGTGAAGGAGCCGATCCCGGGATGGATCAGCATGGTGTTCTTGGCGATCCAGCCCAGTCCGGCGCGCCGTGCCAGCTCGCGCTCCGGGAGCGGGCCGGCGTCCACGTAGCTGCGGCACCGTCCGCCGCCTGCCGCCTCGACGATGAAGCTTCCGAGCCGGGCGAGCTTTTCCTTCATCACCACGTGATAGTCGTCGCCCAAGGCGTACTGCGCGATGCGGCCGTGTCCAGAAGGGAGCGAGGTGGGAGGCTGGAAATAGTTGTGCAGCACGACGACGGCCGAGCGCGCATCGGGCCAGGCGCGCTGCGGTTCGCGCCGGATGGGAGCCTGGCGGGCCAGGTAACCCATCTCGCCGTGGTATCCGAGGCGCAGCCAGTCGTCCAGCGCGGGGCCGGCCTCGGAGGGCCGGAGGTCGGTCACCCCGCAGGCGTCGAACCCCAACTCGAGGGCCGCGTGCCTGGCGAGTGCGGTGAGCTCGAGTGGGGTCATGATCGGAAGAAGTGGCGTCGCCACCGCGCGAAGCGCAGAACGTCGCGCACCGGCGGTACGGCGTGCTCCTCGCCGTAGGCCGTGTACAGCCGCCAACGCAGGTACTCGGCCGGCGGAAGGGGGAGGAACGGGGACCCGCGATACCACTCGCGCCGGCGCATCGCCCACGCGAGGGTGAGGAGATCCCACGCCACCCGCGGATTGACGAGC
The window above is part of the Gemmatimonadales bacterium genome. Proteins encoded here:
- a CDS encoding ABC transporter permease — protein: MQTPDVTSAATLAAFLEATVRVATPLGLAALGETVTERSGVINVGLEGAMLAGALAAALGALGLGGAWGGLAAAALAGAAIAALFALVAVRMGGDQIVAGTAITLGAVGVTGAVYRAAFGATGAALSLPTFAPLRVPGLASLPLIGPALFDQPAPTYLLFVAVPCAWYVLARMNLGLSLRAAGEAPAAAAAAGLDVRRLRLGATVFGGMMGGIAGGALVLAQAGTFAEKMTAGRGFIAIAIVVLGRWNPLGAFAAALVFGAASALQFAFQAAGLEVPYQFFLMAPYGLTLLALAGVGGRVRAPAGLGKNYEA
- a CDS encoding M20/M25/M40 family metallo-hydrolase: MRVSRGIWARVAAALWCVVTAIGCHQPRPEAAQPEPGRPEQARPGVQTGIFGPSSSPVFELPRRAAMRAMPQESEWPEIGREAADLLTQYLRFNTTNPPGNEIQTARFLQAVLAREGIESQIFEPAPGKANLHARLRGDGSARAIVLLSHMDVVEASPEYWSVDPFGGMVRDGYLYGRGALDMKGQGIAQLMAMILLRRSGLPLRRDVIFLATADEEVGGMSTLGAAWIAREHPELVQGAEFLINEGGATRTDETGNLSYFGIGTTEKAPFWLSVTTHGTAGHGSRPTPDNAVERLIRALARIEALETPLVVTPAADRFFKDLATRETNQQIRGWLQDVGAAIADPAARRYFTGDLYYNAILRNTISVTRVTGSGKVNVIPPIARAEVDVRLLPGQDPQQFLADLRRTVNDTAVAIGPLGTVWNATESPVETELFRAASDAIRRRFPTALVTTPMLSGFTDSHYFRRMGIASYGIQPFALPESESRGVHGNDERISLWNVQFGVHYFFDVLRSVAGH
- a CDS encoding metallophosphoesterase — protein: MIGPLVRSPKRAPRKEPLHPDGRRRVRNLIGDLVEFAAAPFGFWGLKRLIVETVEIHIADLPASFDGYRIAYLTDLHSSPIVPRWWIERAVEKALGLQPDLIALGGDYVHDDPRYGPGLAEILRPLHAPDGVFAVLGNHDHYVGSGVIRAALERAGVRELLNSSLRVNRGGAEIAVAGVGDLECDVIDFDAALGGVGGGVPRIVLSHDPDVFAYWPPSVRLDLMVAGHTHGGQAYLPIIGPPFVPSQFGFRYLAGLYREDDRQLYVSRGVGASGVPMRWRCPPELTLIVLRPS
- a CDS encoding GntR family transcriptional regulator, with amino-acid sequence MFRQIDPRSPIPLYIQIANRLRVAVATGELQPGAVLPSVRNLATVIRVNPATVVQAYRELEWAGVVESRQGAGTFVKDLPEAKRDAERQREAQRLIRQLLQESSNLGVTREDLDYAWEQELRERA
- a CDS encoding ABC transporter ATP-binding protein, which gives rise to MSNAIETFDVCYRAGKTFELRDLTLKVREGSIYGFLGPNGAGKSTTIKLLMGMLRPVGGQISVLGKKVPQEMPRILAETGYVPERPHLYPFLAVEEAIRYHAAFFAGFDMPYAQELLETFNLPNERKLSHLSKGEMGKLHMLLVLAQRPRLLILDEPTDGLDPVVRRDVLSALLDFCSQGSATVFISSHLVHELERICDWVGVLDRGRMIAELPMHSFKNGIKRLRVENSPSLIGDTPFVLLMREQTPYDEIWVVRGWQAPMTQWFEGAGARVKEIVDLDLEEGFVELLRCARVPAM
- the queG gene encoding tRNA epoxyqueuosine(34) reductase QueG; translation: MTPLELTALARHAALELGFDACGVTDLRPSEAGPALDDWLRLGYHGEMGYLARQAPIRREPQRAWPDARSAVVVLHNYFQPPTSLPSGHGRIAQYALGDDYHVVMKEKLARLGSFIVEAAGGGRCRSYVDAGPLPERELARRAGLGWIAKNTMLIHPGIGSFTFIGVLLTDLVLAKDEPFEADRCGTCRRCLDACPTGAFPEARVLDATRCISYLTIEARSEIPEALRHEVGDNLFGCDICQDICPWNVSFAAETREPRYRTHSEDERPTLEEIVELDERTFDGLFGDTALERAGRAGLARNARVVLENSRAGAGA